Proteins from one Leptospira bourretii genomic window:
- a CDS encoding SDR family NAD(P)-dependent oxidoreductase codes for MELKNKRIVITGAGSGIGKETMLQVLKYEGVKVLACDLNEKNILTHPNVIPYKCDVSKKENLDKLLKDADKKLGGIDIFYANAGFAYYEVIPNADWDRIERIYSTNVFSPFYCLIALNQTRKEPFLFVVTASAMSHLSLPGYALYSSTKAAVRSFIDAFRFELKPGNRVMVVYPIATRTQFFDAAGKKVPVPFPSQSPETVAKKVVKGIESNAKEVYPSFLFRFIQILDRFLFFILPIYQKIEASKLVSLKK; via the coding sequence ATGGAACTAAAAAATAAAAGAATCGTGATTACCGGCGCAGGTTCCGGAATCGGAAAAGAAACCATGTTGCAAGTGTTAAAGTATGAAGGAGTTAAGGTCCTTGCTTGCGACTTAAACGAAAAGAACATCCTAACACATCCCAATGTCATTCCTTATAAATGCGATGTATCCAAAAAAGAGAATTTGGACAAATTATTAAAAGATGCAGACAAAAAACTAGGTGGAATCGATATTTTTTATGCAAACGCAGGTTTTGCTTATTATGAAGTCATTCCGAATGCTGATTGGGATCGAATTGAAAGGATTTACTCAACCAATGTCTTCTCTCCTTTTTATTGTTTGATTGCACTGAACCAAACTAGAAAAGAACCATTTCTTTTTGTAGTCACTGCCTCTGCCATGAGCCATTTGTCTTTGCCCGGTTATGCATTGTATTCATCGACAAAAGCAGCAGTTCGTTCGTTTATCGATGCCTTCCGGTTTGAATTGAAGCCTGGAAATCGTGTGATGGTTGTCTATCCCATTGCTACTAGAACGCAGTTCTTTGATGCCGCTGGGAAAAAAGTACCGGTTCCGTTTCCAAGCCAGTCTCCAGAAACAGTAGCCAAAAAAGTAGTGAAAGGGATTGAATCGAATGCAAAAGAAGTGTATCCATCCTTTCTCTTCCGTTTCATCCAAATTCTGGATCGGTTTTTGTTTTTCATTCTTCCAATTTACCAAAAAATCGAAGCTTCTAAACTAGTTTCTTTAAAAAAATAA
- a CDS encoding lysophospholipid acyltransferase family protein, translating to MKPKKRTLVYDFLIKLVSLAKGTVFHSIEENFSGTEEHLESPYPTALLCNHVSEADVVSLSIVYPRLSPKIKMIIPAREDILLPGFLQKEFRSKGFLKWVFKFIDATKIIPFLLRYIGAAPIKRPFRDNARELIKSGELRDKVDSEWTDLVAHIKKGRNLFMFPEGTYSHDGFLNQVKRGAYYIKSKIDKLHFNSFTLTYDHLSYQKTKLYIKYGKPFEIHKELPADQVVKLVAEKLGKNYTVTLGNLTSFILLKFGKETKIKKHQLIELILKLKKQIESTFPEITIASELKKETIQIQLESIFSKLKTIKLIDWEEETIHTKEILYHIPKSIHNLKKSNIVMYHRNQLTAHLQHLEDVWNGIFTNQGATNETT from the coding sequence ATGAAACCCAAAAAACGAACGCTCGTATATGATTTCCTAATCAAATTAGTGAGTTTGGCCAAAGGAACTGTTTTCCATTCCATTGAAGAAAATTTTTCAGGCACAGAAGAACATTTGGAATCACCTTACCCAACCGCTTTACTTTGTAATCATGTTTCCGAAGCCGATGTTGTCTCTCTTTCGATTGTTTATCCAAGGCTAAGTCCCAAAATCAAAATGATCATTCCTGCAAGGGAGGATATTTTGTTACCTGGGTTTTTACAAAAGGAATTTCGCTCAAAGGGATTTTTAAAATGGGTTTTTAAGTTTATCGATGCTACAAAAATCATTCCTTTTTTATTACGTTATATTGGGGCAGCTCCCATTAAACGCCCGTTCCGTGACAATGCAAGAGAACTCATCAAATCAGGAGAACTTCGAGACAAAGTTGACAGCGAATGGACAGACCTTGTTGCTCATATCAAAAAAGGAAGAAACTTGTTTATGTTTCCAGAGGGAACCTACAGCCATGACGGTTTTTTAAACCAAGTCAAACGTGGAGCCTACTACATCAAATCCAAAATTGACAAACTTCATTTTAATAGTTTTACGCTTACTTATGACCACCTTTCCTATCAAAAAACAAAGTTATACATAAAATACGGAAAACCGTTTGAAATTCATAAGGAACTTCCAGCCGACCAAGTAGTGAAATTAGTAGCAGAAAAACTGGGGAAAAACTACACAGTAACACTTGGAAACCTAACATCATTTATCCTATTAAAATTTGGAAAAGAAACAAAAATCAAAAAACACCAATTGATTGAACTCATCCTCAAACTTAAAAAACAAATCGAATCAACGTTTCCTGAAATCACAATTGCTTCCGAATTAAAAAAAGAAACGATTCAAATCCAATTGGAATCTATATTCTCCAAACTAAAAACTATCAAACTCATTGATTGGGAAGAAGAAACCATCCATACCAAAGAGATTCTCTATCATATTCCTAAATCAATACACAATTTAAAAAAATCGAATATAGTGATGTATCATAGAAATCAACTCACAGCCCACCTGCAACATTTAGAGGATGTTTGGAATGGGATCTTTACAAACCAAGGAGCTACAAATGAAACCACTTAA
- a CDS encoding PAS domain S-box protein: protein MNVSSTAMMVLNPLGQIRYANPASESVLGIKLNDILARTYDAPEWKNSSLDGGPWREEDQPFNIVLKTKKPVTDIRHAIEDSRGNKKYLSINGSPVFGKDGELTFLVFLITDITENVLKQKALESNEIKYRTITELSLSMVYDLDIGSGENHWGGAIQEITGYSEEEYQKVGYKEWVDAIHPDDRELTLEAFDDALAKHQKFTIEYRYRIKSGIYIYIEDNGIFLYNEKGDAYRMFGAMIDRTKQKEANIALKESESRLVMALDAAKMGIWSWDIQTRTIYWSPQTYSIYGFPGQNFEVTVEKFLELTFKDDLELLSKETTLLMEDLNRSAYRIRNRINHPDGKLHWIEAIGKLTRNKEGEAKILQGTVLDITETKLSEEALRKSDERFEAFYQFSTEAFLIFDENGLNVKDSNFAFQRLFGYDLTEIPYLKVKNLLTTESLRKIRNTIANFTTESLEIVCKKKNGDLFPALVSLKRFLYKETNSIAYSIFDLSPLKEVEELRLINSEIRDKNKLIEKQKLELELALENLKRTQDQLIQSEKLAALGQLIAGIAHEINNPIGAVKASNQNMLDWQKKYGVASQLFREAILSVPLPEQKIVKTILANLDQPIEFYTGKEERLRKKKNKEIFLAHGFDLGCAEEFSEAWVELGIGEIDPSYLPLFKSHYIKVFLDYLSLEIQFRRNTRSIQLAVDRISKIMYALKNFSRFDATGKKNKASIPETIETVLTIYQNQLKRGINLKKDFDPVAPIDCYPDDLLHVWTNLIYNSLQAMSFVGNLEIAVKDQGGEILVSLKDSGPGIPKEIQGKIFEPFFTTKAPGEGSGLGLDIVNKIVKRHGGRIDLSSVPGETIFYIYLPKQSQS, encoded by the coding sequence ATGAATGTCAGTTCCACAGCCATGATGGTACTCAATCCATTGGGCCAGATTCGGTATGCAAACCCTGCTTCCGAGTCTGTTCTTGGGATCAAACTCAATGACATTTTAGCAAGGACCTACGATGCTCCTGAATGGAAAAATTCTTCTTTGGACGGTGGGCCTTGGAGGGAAGAAGACCAACCTTTTAATATCGTTTTAAAAACAAAAAAACCAGTCACAGACATTCGCCATGCAATAGAAGATTCTCGCGGGAATAAAAAATACCTATCGATCAATGGTTCTCCTGTTTTTGGAAAAGACGGTGAACTTACTTTCCTTGTTTTTCTCATCACAGACATTACGGAAAATGTTCTCAAACAAAAAGCTTTAGAATCTAATGAAATAAAATACAGAACAATCACCGAACTTTCGTTAAGTATGGTATATGATTTGGATATTGGCTCAGGGGAAAATCATTGGGGAGGGGCCATCCAAGAAATCACAGGTTATTCAGAAGAAGAATACCAAAAAGTGGGTTATAAAGAATGGGTCGATGCAATCCATCCCGATGACAGAGAGCTCACTCTTGAGGCGTTCGACGATGCTTTGGCAAAACACCAAAAGTTTACGATAGAATATCGTTATCGAATCAAATCTGGAATTTATATTTATATAGAAGACAATGGAATTTTTCTCTATAATGAGAAAGGTGACGCCTATCGAATGTTTGGTGCGATGATTGACAGAACCAAACAAAAAGAAGCAAATATAGCCTTAAAAGAATCAGAGTCTCGCTTGGTAATGGCACTTGATGCCGCAAAAATGGGAATCTGGAGTTGGGATATCCAAACGAGGACGATTTATTGGTCGCCACAAACCTATAGTATTTACGGATTTCCTGGTCAAAACTTTGAAGTGACTGTCGAAAAATTTTTAGAACTCACATTCAAAGATGATTTGGAGTTATTGTCAAAAGAAACAACACTTCTGATGGAAGATTTAAATCGTTCTGCTTACAGAATCAGAAACCGTATCAATCACCCAGATGGAAAATTACATTGGATCGAAGCGATTGGTAAACTCACCCGTAACAAAGAAGGGGAAGCGAAGATCCTACAAGGAACAGTTTTAGATATCACAGAGACAAAACTAAGCGAAGAAGCTCTTCGTAAATCGGATGAACGGTTTGAAGCTTTTTATCAATTTTCTACAGAGGCATTTTTGATCTTTGATGAGAATGGATTGAATGTAAAAGATTCTAATTTTGCATTCCAACGTTTGTTTGGATACGACCTAACTGAAATTCCCTATCTTAAAGTAAAAAATCTTTTGACAACCGAGTCACTTCGCAAAATTCGAAATACAATCGCAAACTTTACAACAGAGTCTTTGGAAATTGTTTGTAAAAAGAAAAATGGTGATTTATTCCCAGCACTAGTTTCTCTAAAACGATTTTTATACAAAGAGACAAACTCAATTGCCTATAGTATTTTCGATTTAAGTCCATTAAAAGAGGTGGAAGAGTTACGTCTGATCAATTCAGAGATTCGAGATAAAAACAAACTCATTGAAAAACAAAAATTGGAATTGGAGTTAGCACTTGAAAATCTCAAACGAACCCAAGACCAATTGATCCAATCGGAAAAGTTAGCAGCCCTTGGACAATTGATAGCAGGGATTGCCCATGAAATCAATAATCCGATCGGTGCTGTTAAGGCCTCGAACCAAAATATGTTGGATTGGCAAAAAAAATATGGCGTTGCCTCGCAACTTTTTCGTGAAGCAATTTTATCAGTTCCTTTGCCGGAACAAAAAATTGTAAAAACCATCTTGGCTAATTTAGACCAACCAATTGAATTTTATACCGGCAAAGAAGAACGACTCAGAAAAAAGAAAAATAAAGAAATTTTTTTGGCCCATGGGTTTGATTTGGGATGTGCGGAAGAATTTTCCGAAGCCTGGGTCGAGTTAGGAATTGGAGAAATAGATCCGAGTTATCTGCCTTTATTTAAATCGCATTATATTAAAGTGTTTTTAGATTATTTATCTTTGGAAATCCAATTCCGTAGGAACACTCGCTCCATCCAACTGGCAGTGGATCGTATTTCCAAAATTATGTATGCCTTAAAGAATTTTTCTAGGTTTGATGCCACGGGTAAAAAAAACAAAGCGTCCATTCCTGAAACCATAGAAACTGTCCTGACCATTTACCAAAACCAATTAAAACGTGGAATCAATTTAAAAAAAGATTTTGATCCGGTAGCGCCAATTGATTGTTATCCGGATGACTTGTTGCATGTTTGGACCAATTTGATTTACAATTCTTTGCAGGCCATGTCCTTTGTTGGCAATTTGGAGATTGCAGTGAAAGACCAGGGAGGAGAAATTTTAGTATCCCTGAAGGATTCTGGTCCCGGGATCCCAAAAGAGATCCAAGGAAAAATTTTTGAGCCATTTTTTACCACCAAAGCTCCGGGGGAAGGGAGTGGACTTGGACTCGATATCGTCAATAAAATTGTCAAAAGGCATGGGGGAAGGATCGATCTTTCATCTGTGCCAGGGGAAACGATTTTTTATATTTATCTTCCGAAACAAAGTCAGTCGTGA
- a CDS encoding response regulator, with amino-acid sequence MAIVTENKNKKNAILFVDDESIILMSMKSQVKQHFGEQFKYLTADSAIEAWEILKELEEEGKSVSVIISDWSMPGMNGDEFLRKVHKSYPNIEKVIITGFADQKSVENLNSEIGPITCLKKPWDEEELITTITQAIHD; translated from the coding sequence GTGGCAATTGTGACTGAGAATAAAAATAAAAAAAATGCGATTCTATTCGTAGATGATGAATCCATAATATTAATGAGTATGAAGTCGCAGGTAAAACAACATTTTGGGGAACAATTCAAATACCTAACTGCAGACAGTGCCATAGAAGCTTGGGAGATTTTAAAAGAATTAGAGGAAGAAGGAAAATCTGTTTCGGTGATCATTTCTGACTGGTCTATGCCAGGCATGAATGGAGATGAATTTTTAAGGAAAGTACATAAATCTTATCCAAACATCGAAAAAGTAATCATCACGGGATTTGCAGACCAAAAATCCGTAGAAAATTTAAATTCAGAAATTGGCCCTATTACTTGTTTGAAAAAACCTTGGGATGAAGAGGAACTCATCACCACAATCACACAGGCCATTCACGACTGA
- a CDS encoding NADPH-dependent 2,4-dienoyl-CoA reductase, translating into MTSYPNLLSPLSLGFTTLRNRTIMGSMHTGLEEAPNGYERMAAFYGERAKGGVALIVTGGIAPNEAGRVSRGGGVMDTEEEAKHHRVVTDAVHKEGGKIAMQILHTGRYGYHDKIVGASNLRAPINMFKPHPLTEEEIYQTIEDFARCSELAKLAGYDGVEIMGSEGYLINQFIAKRTNTRTDDWGGSFENRIKFPIEIIKAVRKRVGTDFIIIYRLSMLDLVEDGGNIDEVLILAKEIEKAGATIINTGIGWHEARIPTIAMMVPRAAFTWVTAKVKGHVNIPLVTSNRINTPEIAESVLAAGDADLVSMARPFLADSFFVNKAAAGKASEINTCIACNQACLDHIFQGKICSCLVNPRACHETELIIEKTSKPKKVAVVGAGPGGMACSTTLAERGHSVTLFDAHEELGGQLNIARRIPGKEEFKETIRYFGEMVKKHGVNVQLNTFVSADDLLKQGFEEVVLATGVTPRIPEIPGIEGPNVLSYVDVVLKGKPVGKRAVVLGAGGIGFDVSLMLTDAGHELTKENYLKEWGINQNITKDGGLSVKDTPHSGREVTMLKRSNSKFGATLGKTTGWIHKTSLEDRKVTQISGVTYKAIEADGIVIEVKGETKKIPCDTVVVCAGQDSNRSLLEPLQKAKIPVHLIGGADLASELDAKRAIDQGTRLAVTI; encoded by the coding sequence ATGACATCTTATCCCAATCTTTTGTCCCCTTTGTCTCTAGGGTTCACTACATTACGAAATAGAACCATTATGGGTTCCATGCATACCGGTCTCGAGGAAGCTCCGAACGGTTATGAACGAATGGCCGCTTTTTATGGTGAACGAGCGAAGGGTGGTGTGGCACTCATTGTGACAGGAGGAATTGCTCCTAACGAAGCGGGGAGAGTGTCCCGTGGTGGTGGTGTGATGGATACAGAAGAAGAAGCCAAACACCACCGAGTGGTGACAGATGCGGTGCATAAAGAAGGTGGAAAAATTGCCATGCAAATCCTTCACACTGGTCGCTATGGATACCATGATAAAATAGTGGGAGCATCCAATCTACGTGCACCAATCAATATGTTCAAACCTCATCCATTAACAGAAGAGGAAATTTATCAAACCATCGAAGACTTCGCACGTTGCTCGGAACTCGCGAAGTTAGCTGGTTATGATGGAGTTGAAATCATGGGAAGTGAAGGATACCTCATCAACCAATTCATAGCCAAACGCACAAACACCAGAACCGATGATTGGGGTGGAAGTTTTGAAAATCGTATCAAGTTTCCTATCGAAATCATCAAAGCGGTTCGCAAACGAGTGGGAACTGATTTTATCATCATTTATCGTTTGTCTATGTTAGATCTTGTTGAAGATGGTGGTAACATTGACGAAGTTTTGATTCTTGCCAAAGAAATTGAAAAAGCAGGGGCTACTATCATCAATACTGGGATTGGTTGGCATGAAGCAAGAATTCCTACCATTGCAATGATGGTTCCAAGAGCTGCTTTCACTTGGGTGACTGCAAAAGTAAAAGGACATGTAAACATTCCTCTTGTGACATCGAACAGAATCAATACTCCTGAAATTGCCGAATCAGTTCTTGCTGCGGGAGATGCCGATTTAGTATCTATGGCAAGACCCTTCCTTGCTGATTCTTTTTTTGTTAACAAAGCAGCTGCAGGCAAAGCGTCAGAAATCAATACTTGTATTGCTTGTAACCAAGCATGTCTTGATCATATCTTTCAGGGAAAAATCTGTAGTTGTTTGGTGAACCCAAGAGCATGCCATGAAACAGAACTAATCATTGAAAAAACATCCAAACCCAAAAAGGTTGCTGTGGTGGGAGCAGGTCCCGGTGGGATGGCCTGTTCGACAACGCTTGCTGAAAGAGGGCATTCCGTGACCTTGTTTGATGCACACGAAGAACTCGGCGGACAGTTAAACATTGCTCGTCGGATTCCAGGAAAAGAGGAATTTAAAGAAACCATTCGTTACTTTGGTGAGATGGTAAAAAAACATGGTGTGAATGTACAATTAAATACCTTTGTATCTGCAGATGATCTTTTGAAACAAGGATTTGAGGAAGTTGTACTTGCGACTGGTGTCACTCCAAGGATACCAGAAATTCCAGGAATTGAAGGTCCGAATGTTCTTAGTTATGTGGATGTGGTTCTGAAAGGAAAACCAGTTGGAAAACGCGCGGTTGTTTTAGGTGCCGGCGGAATTGGATTTGATGTGAGTTTGATGTTAACTGATGCAGGGCATGAGTTAACCAAAGAAAATTATTTAAAAGAATGGGGGATCAACCAAAACATCACAAAAGATGGTGGGCTAAGTGTAAAGGACACACCACATTCCGGCAGAGAAGTGACTATGTTAAAACGTTCTAATAGTAAATTTGGAGCCACACTTGGAAAAACAACTGGTTGGATTCATAAAACCTCACTGGAAGATCGAAAGGTAACGCAAATTTCTGGAGTCACTTACAAAGCCATTGAAGCGGATGGAATTGTGATCGAAGTGAAAGGAGAAACAAAAAAGATCCCTTGTGATACAGTGGTTGTTTGTGCGGGCCAAGATTCCAATCGTTCTTTGTTGGAACCATTACAAAAAGCAAAGATTCCTGTACATTTGATTGGTGGTGCAGACTTAGCTTCAGAACTTGATGCCAAACGTGCGATCGACCAAGGGACAAGGCTTGCTGTAACCATATAA
- a CDS encoding RNA methyltransferase, producing MSQGRPLKISVKNAEFQILLALRTNRSKRSQENEVFVEGTECIKQLIGARWEITRILFREGVKLSLWAESVLKKYSKAKQFEVSSGLFLELSEKENPSELIVTAKIQRTEIQNLIPTNHPFYLLFDRPSDLGNFGSILRSADSFQVDTVFVLGHSIDVYDPKVLRASLGSIFHTKLVFLESVASLEMFLKKEKDRCNLQVIGSDSLGKESLEKTNIKSPVLLILGNEAKGMSVHLQSLCDLILKIPMRGVVNSLNVACAGSILLWEVTRNRTNHEV from the coding sequence ATGTCTCAGGGCCGCCCTCTCAAAATATCTGTTAAGAATGCTGAATTTCAAATTCTTTTGGCTCTTAGGACCAACCGGTCTAAACGGAGCCAAGAGAATGAGGTTTTTGTTGAGGGCACTGAATGCATTAAACAGCTGATAGGTGCTCGTTGGGAAATCACTCGTATTTTATTTAGGGAAGGAGTGAAGCTTTCCTTATGGGCCGAATCTGTTTTAAAAAAATATTCGAAGGCAAAACAATTCGAGGTGAGCTCTGGTCTTTTTTTGGAACTTTCCGAAAAAGAAAATCCATCAGAACTCATTGTCACAGCCAAAATTCAACGCACGGAGATTCAGAACCTAATTCCTACCAACCATCCTTTTTATCTCCTCTTTGACAGACCAAGTGATTTGGGAAATTTTGGATCCATTCTTCGGTCTGCTGATTCTTTCCAAGTGGATACTGTTTTTGTTCTCGGACATTCAATTGATGTATATGATCCGAAAGTTTTAAGAGCAAGTTTAGGCAGTATCTTTCATACCAAGTTGGTATTTTTAGAATCTGTTGCTTCTTTGGAAATGTTTTTAAAAAAAGAAAAGGATCGATGTAATCTCCAAGTGATAGGTTCAGATTCTCTTGGAAAAGAATCTTTGGAAAAAACCAATATCAAAAGTCCTGTATTATTAATTCTTGGGAATGAGGCCAAAGGGATGAGTGTTCACTTACAATCCCTTTGTGATTTGATTCTTAAAATTCCGATGCGAGGAGTCGTTAATTCCCTCAATGTTGCTTGTGCCGGTTCCATTTTACTGTGGGAAGTCACTAGAAATAGAACCAATCACGAAGTTTAG
- a CDS encoding SpoIIE family protein phosphatase, which translates to MSMFFDRIFKFFYKYISYSFAIVIFSLQGAFFGAFYAYFFGSALIPEFTVENHPEVVLVFVITTAIAALGHSIEFGILTPIGYLGLRTDTKKLNANLKPNETIRHKDILELENLLNAIIDFPKENMYAALRYASFVFISVSFTYIFYHYPLYELALILIGWLAAVFVYGGFSYIISDYFTGAKRVEIKKILSYRDVTIHKNHGIMSLKGKFIFLLILILLSLSVLAVFISFENASLIKIFAFITMTFFEAVILIFMFFQSINLTLEQINESANSLASGGRGALPILSIDKEFIRFAENFEKATREVGRIRENLTELVEAKTSELRNSLETVETLKKQQDGDYFLTSLLIKPLSLNKTLGSNVKTDFLIKQKKTFTFHGRENEIGGDICITRTVPLRGKDYTFFLNADAMGKSLQGAGGVLVLGAAVQSILERSFAVQSIKSQYAERWIKNAYQELHHIFESFDCSMLVSMVMGLIDDETGLMYYLNAEHPWSVLYRNQKAEFIKNNSELRKLGTPVKENSLEITTLQLQPGDIVILGSDGRDDIEFDTQTEYRKINHDEELFLHHVEKGGGNLKPIYQSILEMGELTDDLSLMRISFKEHQTLPPRSIRKESYDLMRKARNHIKENQLDQAKDSLIEANRINPENQEITRALIRLLVRMKEYKLAAEKCNTYIEEFPGDTDLIYLASFTYKQTKEYGKAIDMGERIRLRNPGHLSNLLRLVQLYLLVGNLPKAEKTLGLASFLTADSKRVDSLRTEIEGFRKKNVD; encoded by the coding sequence ATGAGCATGTTTTTTGATCGTATTTTCAAGTTCTTCTATAAATATATTTCCTATAGCTTTGCCATTGTTATTTTCTCTCTCCAAGGTGCCTTTTTCGGAGCTTTTTATGCCTATTTTTTTGGATCTGCCTTAATCCCCGAATTCACTGTAGAAAATCATCCAGAAGTGGTTTTGGTATTTGTGATCACCACAGCCATCGCAGCTCTCGGCCATAGCATCGAGTTTGGAATTTTAACACCTATCGGGTATTTGGGCCTTCGTACTGATACTAAAAAACTGAATGCCAATCTTAAACCCAACGAAACCATCCGGCACAAAGATATTTTGGAATTAGAAAACCTTCTCAATGCCATCATTGATTTTCCAAAAGAAAATATGTATGCCGCCCTAAGATACGCTTCTTTTGTTTTTATCTCTGTATCTTTCACTTATATTTTTTATCATTATCCACTTTATGAATTGGCTTTAATTCTGATTGGTTGGCTTGCAGCCGTATTTGTATACGGAGGTTTTTCCTATATCATTTCCGATTATTTTACCGGAGCCAAACGAGTGGAGATAAAAAAAATACTCTCTTATCGGGATGTTACCATTCACAAAAACCACGGGATCATGAGTTTAAAAGGAAAGTTTATTTTCCTTCTCATCCTCATCTTACTTTCGTTATCCGTATTAGCAGTTTTTATATCCTTTGAAAATGCAAGTCTAATCAAAATTTTTGCCTTCATTACCATGACGTTTTTCGAAGCGGTTATTTTAATTTTTATGTTTTTTCAATCTATCAACTTAACTTTAGAACAAATTAATGAATCAGCAAATAGTTTAGCAAGTGGCGGAAGGGGTGCCCTTCCAATCCTTTCCATTGACAAAGAGTTCATTCGATTTGCTGAAAACTTTGAAAAAGCAACCAGGGAAGTGGGAAGGATTAGAGAAAACTTAACCGAATTAGTAGAAGCAAAAACTTCAGAACTTCGAAACAGTTTGGAAACCGTTGAAACATTGAAAAAACAACAAGATGGAGATTATTTCCTTACTTCATTACTCATCAAACCACTCAGCTTAAACAAAACTCTTGGTTCCAATGTCAAAACCGATTTTTTGATCAAACAAAAGAAAACCTTCACTTTCCATGGAAGGGAAAATGAAATCGGTGGCGATATTTGTATCACAAGAACCGTTCCTTTGCGCGGAAAAGATTACACTTTTTTTCTAAATGCGGATGCCATGGGCAAATCGTTACAAGGTGCAGGTGGAGTCCTTGTACTCGGAGCAGCAGTACAATCCATTTTGGAGCGTTCTTTTGCAGTACAATCGATCAAATCTCAATATGCAGAACGATGGATAAAAAATGCGTACCAAGAACTCCACCATATATTCGAAAGTTTCGACTGTTCCATGTTAGTTTCTATGGTCATGGGCCTCATTGACGATGAAACTGGCCTTATGTATTATCTGAATGCCGAACATCCCTGGTCAGTTCTGTACAGGAACCAAAAGGCAGAATTCATTAAAAATAACTCTGAACTAAGAAAATTAGGAACCCCAGTCAAAGAAAACTCCTTGGAAATAACCACCTTACAACTGCAACCTGGTGACATTGTCATTTTAGGTTCCGATGGTCGAGACGATATTGAATTTGATACGCAAACGGAATATAGAAAAATCAATCATGATGAAGAACTTTTTTTACACCATGTCGAAAAAGGAGGCGGAAACTTAAAACCAATTTACCAATCCATTTTGGAAATGGGAGAACTCACAGACGACTTAAGTTTAATGAGAATTTCTTTTAAAGAACACCAAACTCTTCCACCGAGATCCATTCGAAAGGAATCTTACGATCTGATGCGAAAGGCAAGAAACCATATTAAAGAAAACCAATTGGATCAAGCAAAAGATAGTTTAATCGAAGCCAACAGAATCAATCCAGAAAACCAAGAAATCACAAGAGCCCTCATTCGTCTTTTGGTTCGAATGAAAGAATACAAACTCGCAGCTGAAAAATGTAATACATACATCGAAGAATTTCCGGGAGACACGGATTTAATTTATCTCGCATCTTTCACTTACAAACAAACAAAAGAATATGGTAAGGCAATTGATATGGGAGAAAGGATTCGGTTGCGAAATCCGGGACATTTATCCAACCTTTTGCGACTTGTGCAACTTTACCTTCTTGTGGGTAACCTGCCCAAAGCAGAAAAAACCTTGGGCCTTGCTTCCTTTTTAACAGCAGATTCCAAACGAGTTGATAGCTTAAGGACAGAAATTGAGGGTTTTCGGAAGAAAAATGTTGATTAA